A genome region from Gouania willdenowi chromosome 9, fGouWil2.1, whole genome shotgun sequence includes the following:
- the LOC114469494 gene encoding transient receptor potential cation channel subfamily M member 6-like has product MQYVRVAVDSKPEVLLQLMLREWQMERPKLLLSIHGGSENFSLSPKVKQTFSKGLITAALSTGAWILSDGINTGVSKYVGEAVKTFGSHDLRKRNTVGITPWGVIDNNTDLIGRDAFRPYYPVGNPFSKRSCLSGFHSHFLLVDDGTQGKHGCQHGLRQKLEKQIQLQKIHPRLNQGVPVVCVVVEGGPAIVSTVLDYVSRAPPVPVFVFKGSGRAADLLAFLHKHTSVDRQLKTDIEEDFLARIGDVFALDMAEATNLYALLLQCMEHRRSITIFDSESEDQVTPDAAILTATLKGTKASPAEQLSMALAWDRADIALKDVLWNGQHWQMGSLEQAMLDALVMDRVNFVKMLIDNGMTISCFLTVERLEDLYNSVQGQTQCFLLHLVEDAKKTSLPQGYRLSIIDIGLVIEYLIGGAYRSTYTRKHFRAAYSHMQDQEGRKDCAASTSKHKQGLGMNIKENRGVQDLKFSGTSHPYKRREQQESSSSSQDVALSPGLTDLSCLVPFNFNDLFVWAVLQQRQQMALFLWQHAEEALARAIVACKLYRSMAFEARQSSMDDDMTERFKTYSLDFGQLAVDMLDCAFQQNEQMAMKLLTTEMEAWSHFTCLQMAVSASHRPFVSHSSTQTLLTDLWTGTLNMRKNSFLKIILSLLLPPAILLEFKSKAEMCHVPQNHETMLFAFDSVKTARHTPGTDHTGAEKGFSINGKSLDPKVETVSSITVRCLSWITKLYDFYTAPVVKFWFHTISYLAFLILFSYVVLVKMEDYPNVQEWLVIVYILSTAVEKTREVLMSEPRKLSQKLKVWFAEYWNLSDFIAILLFLAGLTLRWCSDPYRTAGHIAYSLDIIFWFVRVVDLLAVNQYSGPYVTMIMKMISNMFFIVVMMAIVLLSFGVSRKAILSPDEDPSWSLARDIVFQPYWMIYGEVYATEINPCDDGQPCPPASFLAPFLQAVYMFFQYIIMVNILIAFFNNVYFEMESISSKLWKYNRYRYIMTYQDRPWLPPPLIILSHVALGVKGIYRKFRGDPETEERGSGLKLYLGHQDRKKLHEFEEKCVQVYYYEKSECLHSSQMNRIKTIAERAEEMYSTVEEVSEKVHLIQDSLSKLDYQFGQLQDLSAQAVDTLTMLSASDSLHLEEAHLAQCRLNAASKHVHPHSWSLQHGSGADFDVVNMPRLMAKSCRSTSPSLLKACIQDACRQGSQEWHGEEKESKGGKCGHPEEEKERTKEDSKAADAADHFIENPKGISRPGSFASLSQLFCTGPPFSVLNQTPCEACEIACCEPPSFPEVFESFSQEKTSRDKDKEDKREWQTTQEKPSNVKCNKFSSWALLLLDSEDMQEGLINPSFTLGESQTRSRDTCTSHCRRLQKPVGTFIDRPYISCRSLSSSMENVNLSGAPLSPKRGSFPSLNEPMIKNSLWCRRGFGDATSLQQSWGREWSQSFDFSKSQNRKMMKIHEGGPDDVSVHSALANASWRCDQRLRGGHTCWSASTSLSQLNFEPVDLLQKKMFSHQDVWSPTHSAWNSWARPMNQRSLLQSFVAPEAKTSSFKSTENLYPHYSAVERNNLMRLAHTIPFTPVNILGGEEVSVYTLEAGFSEAGPETGWMSTWSSRGLIALLQPISSKEGNLDGGLRQCRRMLCTWAEQEVLKPGQIYVAKAFRPEVVHDWQRHFHGNTALQLCLREIQQQRAAQKMMQVFNQVKPDDMQHSPRFLNLSLIHVKSNGQWLTIESNMNGDFKKYNNKAGEEITPCCSLEERLLAFSHWTFEYSCRELIVLDIQGVGEELTHPTVVIADNQSGSRGEMLFGPDNGTDAINAFLEKHSCNVCCCRLGLKDLRKRPDSCEGSRQIEKALEKENQETT; this is encoded by the exons ATGCAG TATGTGCGTGTGGCTGTGGACTCCAAACCTGAAGTGTTGCTCCAGTTGATGTTGAGAGAATGGCAGATGGAGAGACCAAAGCTGCTACTTTCCATCCATGGAGGCTCAGAAAACTTTAGTCTTTCCCCGAAAGTCAAGCAGACTTTCAGCAAAGGTCTGATAACAGCTGCTCTCAGCACAGGGGCATGGATACTATCAGATGGCATCAATAcag GTGTGTCCAAGTATGTGGGCGAGGCCGTGAAAACATTTGGAAGCCACGACTTAAGGAAGAGAAACACTGTTGGCATCACACCGTGGGGAGTGATCGATAATAACACAGACCTCATAGGCAGAGAT GCCTTTAGGCCTTACTACCCAGTCGGGAACCCTTTCAGCAAGAGGTCCTGTCTGAGTGGCTTTCACTCCCACTTTCTGCTGGTGGACGATGGCACACAGGGAAAACATGGCTGTCAGCATGGCCTCAGGCAGAAACTGGAGAAACAAATCCAGCTACAGAAAATACATCCTC GACTAAACCAGGGAGTgcctgttgtgtgtgtggtggtggagGGAGGTCCGGCCATTGTGTCCACAGTGTTGGACTATGTCAGCAGGGCTCCTCCTGTGCCAGTGTTTGTATTCAAAGGATCAGGCAGGGCTGCTGACCTGCTGGCCTTCTTACACAAGCACACTTCTGTCGACAG ACAATTGAAAACTGATATTGAAGAGGATTTCTTGGCCAGGATTGGAGATGTGTTTGCGTTAGATATGGCGGAGGCCACCAACCTGTATGCTCTCCTATTGCAATGCATGGAGCACAGACGGTCT ATAACCATCTTTGACTCAGAGTCAGAAGACCAGGTAACACCCGATGCCGCCATTTTGACGGCCACACTCAAAG GGACCAAGGCAAGCCCTGCTGAGCAGCTAAGTATGGCTCTGGCTTGGGACAGGGCTGACATTGCACTGAAAGATGTTCTTTGGAATGGGCAACATTGGCAG ATGGGCTCACTGGAGCAAGCCATGCTGGATGCCCTTGTGATGGATCGtgtaaattttgtcaaaatgctGATCGACAATGGCATGACAATAAGCTGCTTCCTCACTGTAGAACGCCTCGAAGACCTCTATAACTCG GTTCAGGGGCAGACACAGTGCTTCCTCCTTCACCTTGTTGAAGATGCAAAAAAG acTTCTCTTCCCCAAGGTTACCGTCTTTCCATCATTGACATTGGCCTTGTTATTGAATACCTTATTGGAGGAGCATACCGCAGCACCTACACACGCAAACACTTCAGAGCTGCATACAGTCACATGCAGGACCAA GAGGGCAGAAAGGACTGTGCTGCCTCTACATCTAAACATAAACAAGGACTTGGAATGAACATCAAGGAAAACAGAGGTGTGCAGGATCTGAAGTTCTCTGGAACATCTCATCCCTACAAGCGCAGG GAGCAACAGGAATCTTCAAGCAGCAGTCAAGATGTAGCTTTGAGTCCAGGCCTAACGGATCTGTCATGCCTGGTTCCGTTTAACTTCAACGACTTGTTTGTGTGGGCAGTGCTTCAGCAGCGGCAGCAAATGGCATTGTTTCTGTGGCAACACGCCGAGGAAGCTCTGGCCCGCGCCATAGTAGCCTGTAAACTTTACCGATCCATGGCCTTTGAGGCCCGGCAGAGCAGCATGGACGATGACATGACTGAACGGTTCAAGACATATTCTCT TGACTTTGGCCAGCTGGCTGTTGACATGTTGGACTGCGCCTTTCAACAAAATGAGCAAATGGCCATGAAGCTGTTGACTACTGAGATGGAGGCATGGAGCCACTTCACCTGTCTGCAGATGGCTGTCTCCGCATCTCACAGGCCATTTGTGTCACACTCCAGCACCCAGACACTCCTCACAGACCTATGGACTGGTACCCTCAACATGAGAAAGAACTCATTTCTCAAA ATAATCCTGAGCCTCCTTCTGCCGCCTGCAATTCTTCTGGAGTTTAAAAGCAAAGCAGAGATGTGCCATGTACCACAAAACCATGAGACAATGTTGTTTGCATTTGACTCTGTTAAGACAGCCCGACATACCCCAGGAACAGATCACACA GGTGCAGAAAAAGGCTTCTCTATCAATGGCAAGAGTCTGGATCCTAAGGTCGAGACTGTGTCGTCTATAACTGTGCGGTGTTTGTCCTGGATTACAAAACTGTATGACTTCTACACAGCTCCTGTTGTCAAGTTCTGGTTTCACACA ATATCCTACTTGGCCTTTTTGATCTTATTCTCCTATGTAGTCCTGGTGAAGATGGAGGATTACCCAAATGTACAGGAGTGGCTGGTCATAGTATACATCTTATCTACTGCAGTAGAGAAAACCAGAGAG GTATTGATGTCTGAGCCAAGAAAGCTGAGCCAGAAGCTAAAGGTTTGGTTCGCCGAATACTGGAACCTCTCGGATTTTATCGCCATCCTCCTTTTCCTGGCTGGACTGACATTACGCTGGTGCAGTGATCCCTACCGCACAGCAGGGCACATTGCTTACAGCCTGGACATCATCTTCTGGTTTGTCAGGGTGGTGGATCTATTGGCTGTTAATCAGTACTCTGGCCCTTATGTCACCATGATCATGAAGATG ATAAGTAACATGTTCTTCATTGTGGTGATGATGGCGATCGTGCTGCTGAGCTTTGGGGTGTCCAGGAAAGCCATCCTGTCACCAGATGAAGATCCATCTTGGAGTCTAGCTCGAGATATTGTCTTCCAGCCCTACTGGATGATTTATGGCGAGGTCTACGCAACAGAGATAAATc CATGTGATGACGGTCAGCCATGCCCTCCTGCTTCATTCCTCGCGCCATTCCTCCAGGCGGTTTATATGTTTTTCCAGTATATTATCATGGTCAACATTCTCATTGCTTTTTTTAA CAATGTTTACTTTGAGATGGAATCAATATCTAGCAAACTATGGAAGTATAACCGGTACAGATACATCATGACGTACCAGGACAGGCCATGGCTCCCACCGCCTCTGATCATTCTCAGTCATGTAGCTTTAGGAGTGAAAGGCATTTACAGGAAGTTTAGAGGTGACCCTGAGACTGAAGAAAGAGGCTCAGGACTTA AGCTGTATCTTGGCCACCAGGACCGGAAGAAGCTTCATGAGTTTGAGGAGAAATGTGTTCAGGTCTACTACTATGAGAAGAGTGAATGTCTCCACAGCAGTCAGATGAACAGGATCAAAACCATTGCAGAGAG AGCTGAAGAAATGTACTCAACAGTGGAGGAGGTGTCAGAGAAAGTCCACCTTATTCAGGACAGTCTGTCTAAGTTGGATTATCAGTTCGGCCAGTTGCAGGACCTTTCAGCGCAGGCTGTGGACACTCTCACTATGCTCTCTGCCTCTGACAGTCTGCATCTGGAGGAGGCTCATCTGGCTCAGTGTCGCCTCAACGCAGCATCCAAGCATGTCCACCCTCACAGCTGGAGCCTCCAACATGGAAGCGGAGCAGATTTCGATGTTGTTAATATGCCGCGACTAATGGCAAAATCGTGTAGAAGTACCTCGCCTTCTCTGCTGAAGGCCTGCATCCAAGATGCATGTCGACAGGGATCTCAGGAGTGGCATGGGGAAGAGAAAGAAAGCAAGGGAGGAAAATGTGGACATCCTGAGGAGgaaaaggaaagaacaaaggag GATTCAAaggctgctgatgctgctgacCATTTCATTGAGAACCCAAAGGGAATTTCTCGACCTGGATCTTTTGCATCGCTTTCTCAGCTTTTTTGTACTGGACCACCTTTCAGTGTCTTGAATCAGACTCCCTGTGAGGCCTGTGAAATAGCCTGCTGTGAGCCTCCTTCCTTTCCTGAAGTCTTTGAGTCATTCAGTCAAGAGAAAACGTCAAGGGACAAGGACAAAGAAGACAAGCGAGAGTGGCAGACAACACAGGAGAAGCCATCCAATGTGAAATGCAATAAGTTTTCAAGCTGGGCTTTACTTCTGTTGGATTCTGAGGACATGCAGGAGGGTTTGATAAATCCGTCTTTTACTCTGGGTGAAAGCCAAACAAGATCTAGGGACACATGTACAAGTCACTGTAGAAGGCTCCAGAAACCTGTGGGTACATTCATTGATCGTCCATACATATCATGCAGATCTCTGTCATCCAGTATGGAGAATGTGAATTTGTCTGGAGCACCGCTGAGTCCAAAGAGGGGTTCATTTCCTTCTCTGAATGAACCaatgattaaaaacagtttGTGGTGTAGAAGGGGATTTGGAGATGCCACATCACTACAACAAAGCTGGGGCCGAG aGTGGTCCCAGTCCTTTGACTTTAGCAAAAGTCAGAACAGAAAGATGATGAAAATTCATGAGGGTGGGCCAGATGAT GTTTCAGTGCATTCTGCTTTGGCTAATGCTTCTTGGAGATGTGACCAGAGACTGAGAGGAGGACATACGTGTTGGTCAGCCTCAACCAGCCTCAGTCAGCTCA ATTTTGAACCAGTGGatttgttgcagaaaaagatgTTTTCCCACCAG GATGTGTGGAGTCCTACTCATTCAGCATGGAACAGCTGGGCCCGACCCATGAATCAACGGTCTTT gTTACAGAGTTTTGTGGCACCTGAAG ctaAAACCTCATCATTTAAATCCACTGAGAATTTGTATCCACACTATTCAG CAGTGGAGAGAAACAATCTGATGAGATTGGCTCACACCATCCCCTTCACTCCTGTTaacattttgg GGGGTGAAGAAGTGAGTGTATACACGCTGGAAGCAGGCTTCTCTGAGGCTGGCCCTGAAACTGGCTGGATGTCTACCTGGTCCTCTCGGGGTCTTATTGCCCTGCTGCAGCCCATCTCCAGTAAAGAAGGCAATCTGGATGGAGGTCTCCGACAGTGCCGCAGGATGCTGTGTACTTGGGCGGAGCAGGAAGTTCTCAAACCTGGTCAGATATACGTGGCCAAAGCCTTCAGGCCAGAGGTGGTTCATGACTGGCAGAGACACTTCCATGGTAACACAGCATTGCAGCTTTGTCTAAGG GAAATTCAGCAGCAGAGAGCAGCTCAGAAGATGATGCAGGTTTTCAACCAGGTCAAACCTGATGATATGCAACACTCTCCCCG ATTTTTAAACCTTTCACTGATCCACGTGAAGTCAAATGGCCAATGGCTGACCATTGAAAGCAACATGAATGGTGACTTCaagaaatacaacaacaaagcaGGAGAGGAGATTACTCCCTGCTGTTCACTGGAAGAACGGCTGCTCGCTTTCTCTCACTGGACCTTTGAGTACTCGTGTAGAGAGCTGATTGTACTGGACATACAAG gAGTAGGAGAAGAGTTGACTCATCCCACTGTGGTTATCGCAGACAACCAAAG TGGCAGCAGAGGTGAGATGCTTTTTGGTCCTGACAATGGAACTGATGCCATCAACGCTTTCTTAGAGAAACACTCCTGCAACGTCTGCTGCTGCCGACTCGGCCTAAAAG ATTTAAGGAAACGTCCAGACAGCTGTGAGGGGAGCAGGCAGATAGAGAAGGCATTGGAAAAGGAAAACCAGGAGACAACGTAA
- the rorb gene encoding nuclear receptor ROR-beta: MRAQIEVIPCKICGDKSSGIHYGVITCEGCKGFFRRSQQNNAAYSCPRQRNCLIDRTNRNRCQHCRLQKCLALGMSRDAVKFGRMSKKQRDSLYAEVQKHQARLQEQRQQQTGEAEALARVYSSSLTNGLSTLNHEIGGTYANGHVIDLPKGGHGNGVPAGYYGMDSTQPSPDQSGLDISGMKHIKQEPVYDLTPVPNLFSYNGYQESPLGPNNVSMGELDRIAQNIIKSHLETCQYTTDELQQLVWQTHSYEEVKMYQSKPRDVLWQQCAIQITHAIQYVVEFAKRISGFMELCQNDQILLLKSGCLEVVLVRMCRAFNPLNNTVLFEGKYGGMQMFKALGCDDLVSAVFDFAKSLCSLQLTEEEIALFSAAVLISTDRPWLMEPRKVQKLQEKIYFALQHIMQKNHMDEDALAKLISRIPTLSALCTLHTEELQAFQQLHPETVNVLFPPLYKELFNPDPNSVMAIPK; the protein is encoded by the exons CCCAAATCGAAGTTATACCATGCAAAATCTGTGGAGACAAATCTTCAGGCATCCACTACGGAGTCATTACATGTGAGGGATGCAAG GGTTTCTTCAGACGAAGTCAGCAGAACAATGCCGCGTACTCCTGCCCCCGTCAGAGGAACTGCCTCATCGACAGAACCAACCGCAACCGCTGCCAACACTGCCGCTTGCAGAAATGTCTCGCCCTGGGAATGTCCAGAGATG CGGTCAAGTTTGGTCGCATGTCCAAGAAGCAACGCGACAGCCTGTACGCAGAGGTCCAGAAGCACCAGGCACGCCTGCAGGAGCAGCGGCAGCAGCAGACAGGAGAAGCAGAAGCTCTAGCTCGTGTTTACTCATCCAGTCTAACCAACGGACTTTCAACACTAAACCATGAAATTGGCGGCACTTACGCCAACGGTCACGTCATCGACTTACCGAAAGGTGGTCACGGTAACGGAGTCCCAGCAGGCTACTATGGGATGGACTCCACTCAGCCCTCTCCGGACCAATCAGGGTTGGACATATCGGGCATGAAGCATATTAAGCAGGAGCCGGTTTATGACTTGACCCCGGTTCCAAACCTCTTTAGCTACAACGGTTATCAAGAGAGTCCGCTCGGGCCCAACAATGTCAGCATGGGAGAACTAG ATCGTATTGCTCAGAATATCATCAAGTCCCACTTGGAGACGTGTCAGTACACGACAGATGAGCTCCAGCAGCTAGTGTGGCAGACACATTCCTATGAGGAGGTCAAGATGTATCAGAGCAAG CCTCGTGACGTGCTGTGGCAGCAGTGTGCCATCCAGATCACCCACGCTATCCAGTATGTAGTGGAGTTTGCCAAGCGCATCTCAGGGTTCATGGAGCTGTGCCAAAACGACCAGATCCTGCTTCTAAAGTCAG GCTGTCTGGAGGTAGTTTTGGTGCGGATGTGCAGAGCTTTCAATCCTCTGAACAACACTGTACTCTTTGAGGGGAAGTACGGGGGTATGCAGATGTTTAAAGCTCTAG GCTGTGATGATTTAGTGAGTGCAGTGTTTGACTTTGCCAAGAGTTTGTGCTCGCTGCAgctgacagaggaggagatcgCTCTGTTCTCAGCAGCTGTGCTAATTTCCACAG ATCGGCCATGGCTAATGGAGCCGCGAAAAGTCCAAAAGCTCCAAGAGAAGATCTACTTTGCTTTGCAGCACATTATGCAAAAGAACCATATGGACGAAGACGCACTAGCTAAG CTGATCAGCCGAATCCCTACATTGTCAGCCTTGTGCACGCTCCACACCGAGGAGCTCCAGGCCTTTCAGCAGCTCCATCCAGAAACAGTCAACGTCCTCTTCCCGCCGCTCTACAAAGAACTCTTCAACCCTGACCCAAACTCTGTCATGGCCATCCCTAAGTGA
- the LOC114469495 gene encoding LOW QUALITY PROTEIN: apical junction component 1 homolog (The sequence of the model RefSeq protein was modified relative to this genomic sequence to represent the inferred CDS: inserted 2 bases in 1 codon), with product MSTMSVGIWQTSLEQLDELLADLVVDYKPPNTRKSSEEILDQLKQLITHDNDKDAESPGSESLGVNPQLPSYKSSPDTIKDPDSGCDALQRSTEECSPDHSADEDDTMVCANKKCNRVGNMFNACLYYKSCHSCYTFYCSRNCRRDDWDTHKESCLYGRVSXVLRFCRENSDIHKAFSRLAKAGYLLRERGVLFLGFANPETADNFLQVGLESLLMSPTYLSLRELDGFKDNLGEYCKELQHAGDEYDPDECFLLNVSIAVGELLPNRPSPRVQAPTVRKYAKVSLASSSPEKRVLKKDTDMETLILTPPPGTPDIDKEGEDGRKSREVCFVNIQRELRTRGVFLRHEYPKIYTQRCEFVENNKRFTPTTIYPIDKRTGKQFMCMIMAASEPRTLDWVGTPHLLDDII from the exons ATGTCCACTATGTCAGTGGGGATATGGCAGAcg AGTCTGGAGCAACTGGACGAACTGTTGGCTGATTTGGTTGTTGATTACAAGCCTCCAAATACCAGAAAGTCAAGCGAAGAGATTTTAGACCAACTAAAACAACTCATTACTCACGACAATGACAAAGATGCAGAATCACCAGGGTCTGAATCTTTAGGTGTGAACCCACAGCTGCCATCGTACAAGTCTAGCCCCGACACAATCAAAGACCCTGACAGTGGCTGTGATGCTTTACAAAGGAGCACTGAAGAATGCTCTCCTGACCACAGTGCAGATGAAGATGACACCATGGTGTGTGCAAACAAGAAGTGCAACCGGGTGGGGAATATGTTCAATGCCTGCTTGTACTACAAGTCGTGTCACAGTTGCTATACATTCTACTGTTCAAGAAACTGTCGAAGGGATGATTGGGATACCCACAAAGAGAGTTGTCTTTATGGCCGTGTCAG AGTGCTTAGGTTCTGCAGAGAGAATTCAGACATTCACAAAGCTTTCTCGCGTCTTGCTAAAGCTGGCTATCTCTTGAGGGAAAGAGGAGTTCTGTTTCTAGGTTTTGCTAATCCAGAGACAGCTGACAACTTCCTGCAAGTTGGGCTGGAGAGTCTCCTTATGTCTCCCACATACTTATCTCTCCGAGAGCTAGACGGCTTTAAAGATAACCTTGGAGAATATTGCAAAGAACTGCAGCATGCAGGCGATGAGTACGACCCTGATGAATGTTTCcttttaaatgtatctatagCTGTTGGTGAACTACTGCCTAACAGACCCTCTCCAAGGGTTCAAGCACCAACAGTCAGAAAATATGCAAAGGTGTCTTTAGCATCTTCAAGCCCTGAAAAAAGGGTACTCAAGAAGGATACTGATATGGAAACCCTCATCCTCACTCCACCTCCAGGTACACCAGACATTGACAAGGAGGGGGAGGATGGCAGAAAATCTAGAGAGGTGTGCTTTGTCAACATCCAAAGGGAGCTAAGGACCAGGGGAGTGTTCCTTCGTCATGAGTACCCAAAAATCTACACTCAGCGGTGTGAGTTTGTTGAGAATAACAAGAGGTTCACACCTACTACTATTTACCCAATAGACAAGAGAACAGGGAAGCAGTTCATGTGTATGATCATGGCTGCATCTGAGCCAAGAACGCTTGACTGGGTTGGCACTCCTCATCTTTTAGATGATATTATTTAG